A window from Elusimicrobiota bacterium encodes these proteins:
- the metK gene encoding methionine adenosyltransferase: MFTGDYVFTSESVTEGHPDKVCDQISDAVLDEVYRLDPPLKNNFSCRVACETYITVGLLIIGGEITTSAYVDIQQLARNVIKTIGYTHVKYGFNYETCGILNAIGRQSPDIARGVGKKGKEIGAGDQGLMIGYACNETAELMPLPVMLAHKLTMRLAEVRKKKILKYIGPDGKSQITVRYINSKPVAVDKIVVSTQHTEESVDKKTNNLANWARDEIIDAVILPTIPKNLIKKLNFKTDCFINPTGRFVVGGPQSDTGMTGRKIIVDTYGGMAPHGGGAFSGKDPTKVDRSACYMARYIAKNIVAAGLAEKCLIQLAYAIGVPEPVSIMVDSLSTGVADAKLEKAVRKIFPLTPRGIIEALELYKPVYQKTAAYGHFGRNEFRWEKTDKVAELKSAVK, from the coding sequence ATGTTTACTGGAGATTATGTGTTCACTTCGGAATCGGTGACGGAAGGTCATCCGGATAAGGTTTGTGACCAGATTTCAGATGCAGTATTAGACGAGGTCTATCGGTTAGACCCGCCGTTAAAAAATAATTTCAGCTGTCGGGTTGCCTGTGAAACATATATTACCGTCGGGCTTTTAATTATCGGAGGTGAAATAACAACCTCTGCATATGTGGATATTCAGCAACTAGCAAGAAATGTTATTAAAACGATTGGATATACCCATGTAAAATACGGGTTCAACTATGAAACCTGTGGGATATTAAATGCGATAGGTCGTCAATCACCCGATATAGCCAGAGGTGTTGGAAAAAAAGGCAAGGAAATAGGCGCAGGCGACCAGGGACTTATGATTGGTTATGCTTGTAACGAAACAGCAGAACTTATGCCACTGCCAGTAATGCTTGCACATAAACTTACAATGCGACTTGCCGAAGTAAGAAAGAAAAAAATATTGAAGTATATAGGACCTGATGGTAAATCACAAATAACGGTACGATATATTAACAGCAAACCTGTTGCAGTTGATAAAATAGTCGTTTCCACACAGCATACTGAGGAGTCCGTTGATAAAAAAACAAATAATCTTGCGAACTGGGCAAGAGATGAAATAATAGACGCAGTAATACTGCCGACAATCCCGAAAAATCTGATTAAAAAGCTCAATTTCAAGACGGACTGTTTTATCAATCCGACAGGCAGGTTTGTTGTCGGAGGTCCGCAATCAGATACTGGAATGACCGGCAGAAAAATTATTGTGGATACTTACGGTGGAATGGCGCCACACGGTGGTGGTGCGTTTTCAGGCAAAGACCCAACCAAAGTTGACCGTTCTGCATGTTACATGGCAAGATATATCGCTAAAAACATAGTAGCTGCGGGGCTTGCTGAAAAATGTTTAATCCAACTCGCATATGCAATCGGTGTACCGGAACCGGTTTCAATTATGGTGGATTCGCTTAGCACAGGTGTTGCAGATGCTAAACTTGAAAAAGCAGTCCGAAAGATTTTTCCGCTTACACCACGCGGGATAATAGAAGCACTTGAACTTTATAAACCTGTTTATCAGAAGACTGCTGCTTACGGTCATTTTGGTAGAAACGAATTCCGATGGGAAAAAACGGATAAAGTTGCAGAACTAAAATCAGCAGTAAAATAA